A window of Poecilia reticulata strain Guanapo linkage group LG7, Guppy_female_1.0+MT, whole genome shotgun sequence genomic DNA:
CACAAAGTGGACGCCGTGGAAGCCGGCGATGACGAATCTGACCTCCCTCGGCTCCTCTCCGATCGCATCTTCCGGTACCTCTCCTGTCTTGATTTCAGACTCAAGGATGAAAACTTTCTCCAGCCACTCCATGCCCCGGCAGGCCCGTTGGACTCTGAGCACCTCCAGCCGAAACTCGCCGTCTTCACGCCGAGTCCTGAAGATCCTCACACAGCCATCCTTCCCGGTGCTGTAAAGCAACCCCTGGTACTCGCACACCGAGGTCACGCCGTGTTTCCCGTGCACGCCGAACAGACAGCTCAGAGGCCGAAATGCAGAGTCAcgctcttcttcctctttcctctgCAAGCCTTCACCGAGTTTCTCATGATCGGTTTTGTTCAGCTCAACATTTTCCCCTTCCTGAAACAACAGCAGCGACCCTCTCCTGTCTCCACACACCCACAGCACCTTGTTGGAGTGACGCCGGAGGCAGATGGCGGCTGTGAGCCAGCGCttggagcagagagggaggagaaaagGTGAAAGAGGTTCCACACTTAGGACTAATGAGCTGTTTTCACTCATTTCTACCTCCACACACCAGCGACAGACGAATCCTTCGGCACCTGATGCGAGTAAATACAGATTATCCGTTTCCTTTTTCCAAATTACACTGTGGATCTTTCCTGGTCTGCCTGTAAGACGTACATCAGACAGAGGACTGGAAGTGGGAAACACCTGGATGGAGCCGCTGATGTTCCCAACAGCACACAACGTGACCAAGGTGTCTGAATTTCTCACTAACACAGTTACTGTCTCCATCACACAATATGATGAAAACTCAGCTGGGCCTTCCCATATCGTCTCCCAGCTCCCACTGCTGTACTGGAAAACTGTCCCTCTGTCAGTACAAACCAAAAACCGACTCCAGTAagtcttctcctcctctcctcccactAGACAAACCACTTTCGGAAGAGCAGGACCTGGAAACTTCAGGTCTGTTAGTTTCTCTTCCAGGCTCTTTTTCTCCTCACCATCTCCTACTTTCCACAGCCTAACCCCCCCATCTGCTCCTCCTGTTGCCACCCATTTGTCACCATCTCCTGTTCCCCTACCTACTGCTAGGGAACGCACTCCACCCGCGCGGTGTCCCTTCAGCGTGCGAATCAGCTTTCCCCCTCCTATCAAGTCCCAGACTAAACAGGCGCCGTCCTCTCCTCCGCTGAACGCGTACCTGCCTGAGAGACGGACAGAGAAGACTCTGGCCTGGTGGCCGTACAGGACCCTTAAACACGTCGGGTTAGGGTCTCCGCATTTCCCTCCAGGGCCGCCCAAGGTACCGACACCCCAAATCCGAATGCTGCGGTCGTCTGATGCCGATGCGAGGTACCCGTTCTCCTGGAGGTAAGAGATGCTGAAGATGACTCCGCTGTGACCCAACAGTCTGCACTCAATTGAAGCCTTGTGACCAGCGTTGATCATTTCATCACCTCGAGCGGGCTTCCAGATGATGATCTGGTTGAAAACAGTCCCACCAACCAAGACGGTGTCCGCCCATGAGTCATGCACCAGAAGAAGGGCAGAGTACAGCAGGCAGCCCTCCAGGCAGGAACAGTGAACCAGGGCGCTTCCTGTGGTAGAGTCCAGGAGAAGAGCGGCGTTATGAGCAAGGGCAACACAGAGCAGGAACTGCTTGTCTGAGGAAAGCCAGCGGACATCTAGGGCCCAGTCCCGGAGCTCCAACAGGGGCCCCAGGGCCTCCAAGCGAAGAGTCTCCACATCCTGGCACTCTAAATGAAGCCTGACGAGCCTCACTGCCTTTCCTCCAAATATGGCGAGGTCGTAGAAGCTGCTTGTAGAGGCAGAGTTATTTTCTAGAGATCAGAAATAAATAGACAAACAGATCAAGACAGCTGTGAGCTGAAATAGAGTTAACTCTTTTTTACAAGCATTGAACAAACATATCACAAATAACCCCAACCACAGATAAagattagagatgcaccaacaTCAGTCAGAGTTTCCTTAAGAAacgtttttaaatttaataaaaatcagacaggACAGATGCTTCAATGGCTAAAGAGCGGTAATCTAACATACatatatctttgttttttatttcttagaggaaaaaaaaatctaacaaaaaacCATCAGTATGTGTCAGAGCTGGCAAAATTACTGCATCTCTAATAAAGCATCactttgaccattttttttcaacaaggGCAAAAAAACCTGATTTGTTTTAggctcaaaacaacattttaagccaaaatattttgtaaatgttgtaagtgcaacttttacatttataacatttaaGTGCAACATTCAGATTCAGAGAAAATCCGGGAAACTATTTTCCCgctgtttgaaaatgaatgcaTAGCACCTGAGACGGTGGAGCTCTGCGTTGGCACCGTGTCCCGGCTCCTCACTCTGATCCCGTGGATCCTATAATGTTGCAGGACACTCAGCGAGGCACCGACATTTGGCCGGGGCAGGAGACTGTACACGGACAAGACTGGTCCTTCACCTGCCACAAAGGACAATGGGAAGACAGGCATAAGAGTGTGCATGagtccataaaaaaaagaaaaatatatatatatttatatatatgtgtgtgttattttgATTACCTTTAATTACTTTGAGTTTTTGCTAATCATATACCCTTTGCAAAAACTATTAGTTAAAATACTAATCATCAAAATCAATACTGACATCATTAAGATTTCAGCATCATTATATTAAGTTTAGCTCTAATCTCTTTGCTCATCAGCTTCTGTAGTTCATTGGTTAATTACCACTTTATGTGGTAGTAAAAGAAGAACGCTGCCAACTGATGATGGTTTCCAAAATTATAAGAAAAActctaaaacaaaa
This region includes:
- the wdr6 gene encoding tRNA (34-2'-O)-methyltransferase regulator WDR6 isoform X1: METAALVAPITGLELFQDRFLLTGEGPVLSVYSLLPRPNVGASLSVLQHYRIHGIRVRSRDTVPTQSSTVSENNSASTSSFYDLAIFGGKAVRLVRLHLECQDVETLRLEALGPLLELRDWALDVRWLSSDKQFLLCVALAHNAALLLDSTTGSALVHCSCLEGCLLYSALLLVHDSWADTVLVGGTVFNQIIIWKPARGDEMINAGHKASIECRLLGHSGVIFSISYLQENGYLASASDDRSIRIWGVGTLGGPGGKCGDPNPTCLRVLYGHQARVFSVRLSGRYAFSGGEDGACLVWDLIGGGKLIRTLKGHRAGGVRSLAVGRGTGDGDKWVATGGADGGVRLWKVGDGEEKKSLEEKLTDLKFPGPALPKVVCLVGGEEEKTYWSRFLVCTDRGTVFQYSSGSWETIWEGPAEFSSYCVMETVTVLVRNSDTLVTLCAVGNISGSIQVFPTSSPLSDVRLTGRPGKIHSVIWKKETDNLYLLASGAEGFVCRWCVEVEMSENSSLVLSVEPLSPFLLPLCSKRWLTAAICLRRHSNKVLWVCGDRRGSLLLFQEGENVELNKTDHEKLGEGLQRKEEEERDSAFRPLSCLFGVHGKHGVTSVCEYQGLLYSTGKDGCVRIFRTRREDGEFRLEVLRVQRACRGMEWLEKVFILESEIKTGEVPEDAIGEEPREVRFVIAGFHGVHFVVWDPVRQERLMAVSCGGGHRSWSLWPSHTRVWPGRGALVFIKQGAVLTSQPPGEMLGCAGDAGRTGGWSLRDGIHGRGIWCVCRLGRIEETGFDSQARTGSSKSYWEIVVTGGEDTSLAVLAINPVSGTIKVLSVLTDHISGVRTATAITRLQGETLSALVLSAGGRAQIQCNRLLVAWDRQRLAPSCQVIQVASHRLDAQWEKKRNRHKTVKMDPESRYMSIEVLQEETGCVLVALSCSDGALRLFSVNEGENQIDLLWETFYHQRCVLCVATCSLQDDKGNRSRLLLSAATDGNIAVWRLTESLSVPAQNSSGAAASPVPCLVIPAHQSGVNSLAVWVEKLGQQEDGCLVTVASGGDDGQLTVSTVRAQHPEDGELVGSRGFSQIGDERAAQDNPSNQFQVRLHSQFSIPLAHAASLTALKLLSPGLLVSTSSDQRVCLWRVSGTSISHNGALCSHVADATGLAVWEEEEKEVDEMMGFDAVLKETVDPVCKSSEEEETTDDPENPAEDGDISTASCEDRKKTTKVGWILVCGHGLQLLRLRNAGMDAETWQKKK